From a single Anaerolineales bacterium genomic region:
- a CDS encoding phytoene/squalene synthase family protein: MQANANWENQLLALAGHIPHPSTRPFFSYWAGDASLRNAYKQAERMTAAHSKSFHFASGLLPEEKRSAVRALYAFCRTVDDIVDEVETKKDRDFELDYWRNIVQTASPSTDDMVALAWADTLTRYHIPRHYALQLIDGVARDLSQSRYQTFEDLATYCYGVASTVGLMSMYIIGFKNNDAVPYAIKLGVALQMTNILRDVGEDYRNGRLYLPREELVTYGIREEDIAAGRVTDNWRQFMKFQIERTRQLYEEAWAGVKMLEREGQLAIGAASVFYQGILDDIEKHDYDVFSRRASLSAFGKLSKIPALWLKIRSL, from the coding sequence ATGCAAGCAAATGCCAACTGGGAAAACCAATTACTCGCCCTAGCGGGGCACATCCCACACCCGTCCACCCGTCCCTTTTTCTCTTATTGGGCTGGCGATGCCTCCCTGCGCAATGCCTACAAGCAAGCCGAGCGCATGACTGCCGCGCATAGCAAATCCTTCCATTTTGCATCCGGTCTGCTCCCTGAAGAGAAGCGCTCCGCCGTCCGCGCCTTGTATGCCTTCTGCCGTACCGTGGATGATATTGTGGATGAAGTGGAAACCAAAAAAGACCGCGACTTTGAACTGGATTACTGGCGGAATATCGTCCAAACCGCCTCTCCCTCGACCGATGACATGGTTGCCCTCGCCTGGGCGGATACTCTCACCCGCTACCATATTCCCCGTCACTATGCCCTGCAATTGATCGACGGCGTCGCCCGCGACCTCTCCCAATCCCGCTACCAGACCTTTGAAGACCTTGCTACGTATTGCTATGGAGTTGCCTCCACGGTTGGGCTGATGAGCATGTACATCATCGGCTTCAAGAATAATGACGCTGTGCCTTATGCCATCAAACTGGGCGTTGCCCTGCAAATGACCAACATCCTGCGCGATGTGGGGGAGGACTACCGCAACGGACGCCTGTACCTGCCGCGCGAGGAACTTGTTACGTATGGCATTCGCGAAGAGGATATTGCCGCCGGGCGCGTTACGGACAACTGGCGTCAGTTCATGAAATTCCAGATCGAACGCACCCGTCAGTTATATGAAGAAGCATGGGCGGGCGTGAAGATGCTCGAACGCGAAGGTCAACTCGCCATCGGCGCCGCCTCCGTGTTCTATCAGGGCATTTTGGATGACATCGAAAAGCACGATTACGACGTCTTTTCCCGCCGCGCATCCTTGAGCGCGTTCGGAAAGTTGAGCAAGATCCCCGCCTTGTGGTTGAAGATCAGATCGCTGTAA
- a CDS encoding DUF1295 domain-containing protein, whose amino-acid sequence MKKTDRTSLIIFPILILIGYLVALAGGQGGATLGGVPVFAIAVGLAFLIQWLVFIPSYIFQTEKFFDLTGGFTYITVVGISVCYSRYSVDLDARSILLAALVIIWAIRLGTFLFSRIHKAGKDDRFDELKPSFFRFLNVWTMQGLWVTFTAAAALVAITTTYRKELDVFAVVGFLVWIFGFAFEVIADAQKSRFNADPANKGKFIRTGLWSRSRHPNYFGEIVLWIGVAIIALPVLQGWQWIALISPVFVTLLLTRISGIPLLAKKADAKWGGQADYEEYKKNTPVLIPRL is encoded by the coding sequence ATGAAAAAAACAGATCGTACTTCACTCATCATATTTCCAATTCTGATCCTGATCGGTTATCTGGTCGCTTTGGCAGGGGGGCAGGGAGGCGCCACACTCGGCGGCGTTCCTGTGTTTGCCATCGCCGTCGGGCTGGCTTTCCTGATCCAATGGCTGGTCTTTATTCCGTCCTACATCTTCCAGACCGAAAAGTTCTTTGACCTGACGGGCGGTTTCACATACATTACCGTGGTCGGCATCTCGGTCTGTTACAGCAGATACAGCGTCGATCTGGACGCGCGTTCCATCCTGCTTGCGGCGTTGGTAATCATCTGGGCGATCCGCCTCGGGACGTTCCTGTTCAGCCGCATCCACAAAGCAGGCAAGGATGACCGCTTCGACGAACTCAAACCATCCTTCTTCCGCTTCCTGAACGTGTGGACGATGCAGGGGCTGTGGGTGACGTTCACCGCCGCCGCTGCACTGGTCGCCATTACCACCACCTACCGCAAAGAGCTGGATGTCTTCGCCGTCGTCGGTTTTCTGGTCTGGATCTTCGGCTTCGCCTTTGAAGTCATCGCCGACGCGCAGAAAAGCCGCTTCAACGCGGACCCCGCCAACAAGGGCAAATTCATCCGCACGGGACTGTGGTCACGTTCGCGCCATCCCAATTACTTCGGTGAGATCGTCCTGTGGATCGGTGTTGCGATCATCGCATTGCCCGTCCTGCAAGGCTGGCAGTGGATCGCATTGATCTCCCCCGTTTTTGTAACACTGCTCCTCACCCGCATCAGCGGTATCCCCCTGCTCGCCAAAAAAGCGGATGCCAAATGGGGCGGGCAGGCGGATTACGAAGAATATAAAAAGAACACGCCTGTGTTGATCCCGCGGTTGTAA
- a CDS encoding DUF3159 domain-containing protein, whose translation MPEKARELLEEFRSVTGKVGLLDTILPPVLFLLLNGLAGFEAAMIGALGLAIIIAIVRLRRKQSLSYALAGLGSVGLAIALAYFLGRSEGYFLPAIVNGALTVALALFSLIIRKPMVAWTSYLARRWPLDWYWHERVRPAYTEVTVVWALFFALRLFWQVTLFQNSEISQLALVNALMGWPAIILLLVFTYLYGTWRLAQLGGPSVEEFRENRPAPWQSQRRGF comes from the coding sequence ATGCCTGAGAAAGCCCGCGAACTGCTGGAGGAATTCCGCAGTGTGACCGGCAAGGTCGGTCTGCTGGATACCATCCTGCCGCCCGTTCTCTTCCTGCTCTTGAATGGACTGGCGGGCTTCGAAGCCGCAATGATCGGCGCGCTGGGATTAGCAATCATCATTGCCATTGTGCGTTTGAGAAGGAAGCAGTCACTCTCATATGCGCTGGCTGGGCTGGGCAGTGTTGGTTTGGCGATTGCGCTGGCATATTTCCTAGGACGCTCCGAAGGCTACTTCCTGCCAGCCATCGTCAACGGCGCGCTGACCGTTGCGCTCGCGCTGTTCAGCCTGATCATCCGCAAGCCGATGGTGGCATGGACAAGTTATCTCGCCCGCCGCTGGCCCCTCGACTGGTATTGGCACGAGCGCGTCCGACCCGCCTACACCGAAGTGACTGTAGTGTGGGCGTTATTCTTCGCTCTGCGTCTGTTCTGGCAGGTGACGCTTTTTCAAAACAGCGAAATCAGCCAACTTGCGTTGGTCAACGCACTGATGGGATGGCCCGCCATCATCCTGCTGCTTGTATTCACCTATCTGTACGGAACCTGGCGGCTTGCGCAGTTGGGCGGTCCGAGCGTGGAAGAGTTTCGGGAAAACCGACCCGCCCCATGGCAAAGTCAGAGGCGCGGGTTTTGA
- a CDS encoding MerR family transcriptional regulator yields MISKSPAFNLKAVLLETGLAADTLRAWERRYGLPAPQRTAGGHRLYSQYDIETIKWLIARQAEGLSISRAVDLWNEHIASDTDPLAGYTPSSMIGAVTSPSTQAPETTLDALRAQWITACMNFSETNAEQALNKAFSMFTVEAVCTEVIQKGMSEIGDLWYENRASVQQEHFASGLAMRRLDALLSASPIPPRPQTILVGCPPGEWHTFTPLLLSLLLRRRGLNVIYLGANVPAERFAETAQKVKANLVVLVAQTLVSAASLQYAALAVTSQNGQVAFGGRIFSMRPGIVEHVPGFYLGDALEPSIQEVEKIIRGKSTEREIKTASQEYRVALHSFISKRTRIEGTLRERIQPLSISPEGLNTGIHFLGDNIAAALQLGDMGHLDDEVEWLKLLLQTHERPPEELQYFMNAYSQAVDEQINGQGEPIKAWLSAQISA; encoded by the coding sequence ATGATCAGCAAATCCCCTGCCTTCAATCTCAAAGCCGTCTTGCTCGAAACAGGTCTCGCCGCCGACACGCTGCGCGCCTGGGAACGCCGTTATGGCTTGCCCGCGCCGCAGCGCACGGCTGGCGGTCACCGCCTGTATTCACAATACGACATCGAAACCATCAAGTGGCTGATCGCGCGCCAGGCAGAGGGACTATCCATTTCACGCGCCGTGGACTTATGGAACGAGCACATCGCCTCGGATACCGACCCGCTGGCTGGTTACACACCATCAAGCATGATCGGCGCTGTGACCTCGCCTTCCACCCAAGCCCCCGAAACCACACTGGACGCCCTGCGCGCGCAGTGGATCACCGCCTGCATGAACTTCAGCGAGACCAACGCCGAGCAGGCATTGAACAAAGCCTTCTCGATGTTCACCGTCGAAGCAGTTTGCACGGAAGTCATTCAAAAAGGAATGTCGGAGATCGGGGACTTGTGGTACGAAAACCGCGCATCGGTCCAGCAGGAGCATTTCGCGTCAGGGCTGGCGATGCGCCGCCTCGATGCGCTCTTGAGTGCCTCCCCCATCCCGCCCCGCCCGCAGACGATCTTGGTGGGATGTCCGCCCGGGGAATGGCACACGTTCACGCCGTTGTTGTTGTCCCTGCTCCTGCGCCGCCGCGGATTGAACGTTATTTACCTTGGCGCGAATGTCCCTGCCGAGCGTTTCGCGGAGACCGCGCAAAAAGTGAAAGCCAACTTAGTCGTACTCGTGGCACAGACACTGGTCAGCGCGGCATCCCTGCAATATGCCGCACTTGCGGTCACCAGCCAGAATGGGCAGGTCGCATTCGGCGGGCGCATCTTTTCCATGCGGCCGGGCATCGTGGAGCATGTGCCCGGCTTTTATCTCGGCGATGCGCTCGAACCTTCCATTCAGGAAGTGGAGAAGATCATCCGCGGCAAATCTACAGAGCGCGAGATCAAAACTGCATCGCAGGAGTACCGGGTTGCCTTGCATTCCTTCATCTCCAAACGGACGCGCATCGAAGGCACGCTCAGGGAGCGCATCCAGCCGCTGTCCATCAGCCCCGAAGGGTTGAACACGGGCATCCATTTCCTCGGCGACAACATCGCCGCCGCACTGCAACTCGGCGACATGGGACATCTCGACGACGAAGTGGAGTGGCTGAAGTTGCTCCTGCAAACACATGAACGCCCGCCCGAGGAACTTCAATATTTCATGAACGCCTATTCCCAAGCCGTGGACGAACAGATCAACGGTCAGGGAGAGCCGATCAAAGCCTGGTTAAGTGCGCAGATAAGCGCATAA
- a CDS encoding deoxyribodipyrimidine photo-lyase — protein sequence MTSIWWIRRDLRLTDNPALHSALEAGSALPVFILDPAFSSQSPRRRDFLYAGLDALDHELRKRGSYLVIRKCKPVDALRQIIDEVQADAIYAEEDFTPYARRRDALLAKLLPLQLVSGQTVHHPKSILKKDGRPYTVYTPYSKAWETALGKIELIPAPEHINSPQGIASESLPKFESDPLFPAGEVEALTRLEEFLYKRIHEYADNRNRMDLDGTSALSPYLRFGMIGLRQAVHAAKLANFQNTNSRGAEIWLNELIWREFYIQILYHFPYVAKTAFNKSLANIPWRNDPSEFEAWKDGRTGVPVVDAAMRQLKETGWMHNRARMIVASFLVKDLLIDWRWGEAWFMENLLDGDPAANNGGWQWTAGTGTDAAPYFRIFNPVLQSAKFDPHGDYIRKWVPELRGVSAEEIHAPWEYEVHVAGYPSQPIVKREIVKERTLQAYAISKEKVR from the coding sequence ATGACCTCGATCTGGTGGATTCGCCGCGACCTGAGACTGACGGACAACCCAGCGCTTCATTCCGCGCTTGAGGCTGGTTCTGCCCTGCCGGTCTTTATCCTCGACCCGGCATTTTCCTCCCAATCTCCCCGCCGCAGGGACTTCCTGTATGCCGGGCTGGACGCACTCGATCACGAACTGCGGAAACGCGGTTCGTATCTTGTCATCCGCAAATGCAAACCCGTGGATGCGCTTCGTCAAATAATTGACGAAGTGCAGGCGGATGCGATTTATGCGGAGGAGGATTTCACGCCCTACGCCCGCAGGCGGGATGCACTCCTTGCCAAACTCCTGCCCCTGCAACTCGTCAGCGGACAAACGGTGCATCATCCCAAATCCATTCTGAAAAAGGACGGCAGACCGTACACGGTCTATACGCCATATTCCAAAGCGTGGGAGACGGCGCTCGGAAAAATCGAATTGATCCCCGCGCCGGAACACATCAACAGCCCGCAAGGAATCGCATCCGAATCACTCCCAAAATTTGAAAGCGATCCGCTCTTTCCGGCGGGTGAAGTAGAAGCGCTGACCAGACTCGAAGAATTCCTGTACAAACGAATCCATGAATACGCCGATAACCGCAATCGCATGGATCTGGACGGCACGTCCGCGCTCTCGCCCTATCTTCGTTTCGGCATGATCGGCTTGCGTCAGGCTGTCCATGCTGCAAAACTTGCAAACTTTCAAAACACCAACTCACGCGGCGCGGAGATCTGGCTCAACGAACTCATCTGGCGCGAGTTCTATATCCAAATCCTGTATCACTTCCCGTATGTGGCGAAAACCGCGTTCAACAAGTCACTGGCGAACATCCCCTGGCGGAACGACCCGTCAGAGTTTGAAGCGTGGAAGGATGGCAGGACAGGCGTCCCTGTGGTGGATGCGGCGATGCGTCAACTCAAAGAGACAGGCTGGATGCACAACCGCGCGCGCATGATCGTTGCGTCGTTTCTCGTCAAGGATCTGTTGATCGACTGGCGCTGGGGCGAAGCGTGGTTCATGGAAAACCTGCTTGATGGCGACCCCGCCGCGAACAACGGTGGCTGGCAATGGACGGCTGGCACAGGTACGGACGCCGCGCCATACTTTCGTATTTTCAATCCCGTGCTGCAGAGCGCGAAGTTCGACCCGCACGGCGATTACATTCGCAAGTGGGTTCCCGAACTGCGCGGAGTGAGCGCGGAGGAGATCCACGCGCCGTGGGAATATGAAGTGCACGTCGCCGGGTATCCGTCCCAACCGATCGTGAAGCGTGAGATCGTCAAGGAACGGACGTTGCAGGCATACGCCATTTCAAAGGAAAAAGTGAGATGA
- a CDS encoding DUF4345 family protein, protein MTFLKILQLIAVLLTIVTGLVSLLAPRSVFGFTGLSAEGGRGITEIRSILGGVFIGLGIAVFVLATRETYQMLGITYLAIAAARFVSIFVDKSSVQSNWISLAAEIVFGIILVL, encoded by the coding sequence ATGACCTTCCTAAAAATTCTCCAACTCATCGCCGTCCTCCTCACCATCGTAACGGGACTTGTCTCCCTGCTCGCGCCGCGCAGTGTCTTTGGCTTCACCGGGCTAAGCGCGGAGGGCGGACGCGGCATCACGGAGATCCGTTCCATCCTCGGCGGCGTCTTCATCGGGCTCGGCATCGCCGTCTTCGTCCTCGCCACACGCGAGACCTACCAAATGCTCGGCATCACCTATCTCGCCATCGCCGCCGCGCGTTTCGTTTCCATATTCGTGGACAAGTCCTCCGTCCAATCCAATTGGATCAGCCTCGCGGCGGAAATTGTCTTCGGGATCATTCTGGTGCTGTAA
- a CDS encoding DegV family protein, which produces MIRIVTDSTCDLPEEVVNQHDITVLALHINQGANSFRDGIDLSRDEFYTQLPDYDPPPSTAAPGPELFLRTYEQLANEGAQEILSIHISESLSATVNSARIAAGQFARIPVTVLDSSQLSLGTGFIVERAAQLAQLGKRMEEIVSSLQGVMKRTYVFASLKTLEYLRRSGRMNFALAKLGEILQIKPLLHMNQGKPTAYRVRTQTRATERLMEWLNEYAPFEKLAILHAGAHEQARALYEQVRSYFPQGDIHIVQITPVLGAHLGVGALGFACIIKEK; this is translated from the coding sequence ATGATCCGAATCGTCACCGACAGCACCTGCGACCTGCCTGAAGAGGTCGTGAACCAACACGACATCACAGTGCTTGCCCTGCACATCAACCAGGGCGCGAACTCCTTCCGCGACGGCATCGATCTCTCGCGGGATGAGTTTTACACACAACTACCCGACTACGATCCACCACCTTCAACCGCTGCGCCTGGACCGGAACTCTTTTTGCGGACATACGAGCAACTGGCGAACGAAGGCGCGCAGGAGATCCTGTCCATTCATATTTCTGAAAGCCTGAGCGCCACGGTCAACTCGGCACGCATTGCCGCCGGGCAATTCGCCCGCATCCCGGTCACCGTGCTGGATTCTAGCCAGCTCAGCTTGGGAACGGGCTTCATCGTTGAAAGAGCGGCGCAACTGGCTCAGCTTGGGAAAAGGATGGAGGAAATCGTATCCAGCCTGCAGGGCGTCATGAAGCGGACATACGTCTTCGCATCGCTCAAGACATTGGAATATCTGCGCCGCAGCGGACGGATGAATTTTGCCCTTGCAAAACTTGGCGAGATTTTGCAGATCAAACCGCTGCTGCATATGAACCAGGGCAAACCGACCGCATATCGTGTCCGTACACAAACCCGCGCCACGGAGCGCCTGATGGAATGGCTGAACGAGTATGCCCCCTTTGAAAAACTGGCGATCCTGCATGCCGGCGCGCATGAACAAGCGCGGGCGCTGTACGAACAAGTCCGTAGCTACTTCCCGCAAGGAGATATTCATATCGTGCAAATCACACCCGTACTTGGCGCCCATCTTGGCGTCGGCGCGCTTGGGTTTGCCTGCATCATCAAGGAAAAATAA
- a CDS encoding DUF1475 family protein has product MDQPRGGNCLRDHSGAVMKIAKIISLLGVLAMTAAIANAFIVGDFASEGSQLASMPWGIVSLVDLYTGFILFSMWIFYREKSLPAAIAWTIAMMVLGFFTGALYAFLALQASNGDWRKFWLGKHA; this is encoded by the coding sequence TTGGATCAGCCTCGCGGCGGAAATTGTCTTCGGGATCATTCTGGTGCTGTAATGAAAATCGCAAAGATCATCTCCCTGCTCGGCGTTCTCGCAATGACCGCCGCCATCGCCAACGCATTCATCGTTGGGGATTTTGCCAGCGAAGGCAGTCAGTTGGCGTCCATGCCGTGGGGCATCGTCTCGCTCGTGGACCTGTACACGGGATTCATTCTCTTCTCGATGTGGATCTTCTACCGCGAAAAGTCCCTGCCCGCCGCCATCGCGTGGACAATTGCCATGATGGTGCTGGGTTTCTTCACCGGCGCACTCTATGCTTTCCTAGCACTGCAAGCCAGCAACGGTGACTGGCGCAAATTCTGGCTTGGGAAGCATGCCTGA
- a CDS encoding SGNH/GDSL hydrolase family protein: MTPPAPSNPTIRYLALGDSYTIGESVPENERWSNQLADLLRASSQLDGRDIEVSIIARTGWTTAELWQGIEMRAIQPPYDMVSLLIGVNNQYRGYDINEYREQFRFLLEKAIEYAGDKPANAFVLSIPDWGVTPFAAGRDAAKIAQEIDAFNAVNREEAEKLGVAYVDVTPVSREAANDPSLIAGDGLHPSGRMYAEWAKLALPIALGILE, translated from the coding sequence GTGACACCACCTGCTCCATCGAACCCAACCATCCGATACCTTGCCCTTGGCGATTCCTACACCATCGGCGAAAGTGTCCCCGAGAACGAACGCTGGTCCAATCAACTCGCTGATTTATTGCGGGCATCCTCCCAACTTGATGGACGAGACATCGAAGTGAGTATTATTGCCCGCACGGGTTGGACGACCGCCGAACTCTGGCAGGGGATCGAAATGCGCGCAATTCAACCGCCATACGACATGGTGTCACTGCTGATCGGCGTCAACAACCAGTATCGCGGATATGACATCAATGAGTACCGTGAGCAGTTCCGCTTCTTGCTGGAGAAAGCCATCGAATACGCGGGTGACAAACCGGCGAATGCGTTCGTCTTGTCCATCCCAGACTGGGGCGTCACACCGTTCGCAGCAGGCAGGGATGCGGCGAAGATCGCGCAGGAGATCGACGCGTTCAATGCGGTCAACCGGGAAGAAGCCGAAAAACTCGGCGTTGCCTATGTGGATGTAACGCCTGTCTCGCGTGAAGCGGCAAACGACCCATCCCTGATCGCGGGCGACGGTCTGCATCCTTCCGGCAGGATGTACGCCGAATGGGCGAAGTTGGCTTTGCCGATTGCATTGGGAATACTGGAGTAA
- the crtI gene encoding phytoene desaturase family protein: protein MKPTALVIGAGIGGIATAARLAKNGYDVTVLEKESTPGGRANQIIRDGHRFDIGPTLFLMPEVWEETFASLGETMSDHLDLRRIDPTYKVHFDDGLQLELTSDIGKMQTQLEAVDKTAFTGFLNYIAEGSKHYKMSLEKFVGRNFYNIFEYFSLKNLPLIFQLKALDKHYRNTGRFFKDERLKAAFTFQNMYLGLSPYDAPATYSLLQYTELAEGVWYPMGGMYAGIQALVKVAEKLGVKFVYNAPVKHIHAGKSKVESVETMDGKTYNADIFVGNADLPYIYKELLPDAREAKKLDEKLYTCSTIMFYWGVKKQYPQIAHHNVFLGGDYKASFDQIFEDHTLPEVPSFYVHAPARTDSAAAPKGEDTLYVLVPVGHLDARTEQDWDALVNRARETIFARLEKEMGISDLKESIKFEIVYQPKTWKERFNLEKGAAFGLSHNFWQVGYLRPQNRHKQFKNLYFAGASTHPGTGLPIVLLSARLTTERILKEAGTIAVQKVVKPTLNPA, encoded by the coding sequence ATGAAACCAACTGCATTAGTCATCGGCGCGGGGATCGGCGGGATCGCAACCGCCGCCCGCCTCGCAAAAAACGGATATGACGTGACCGTGCTGGAGAAAGAATCCACCCCGGGCGGACGCGCCAACCAGATCATCCGCGACGGTCACCGCTTCGACATCGGACCGACCCTGTTCCTCATGCCCGAAGTTTGGGAGGAGACCTTCGCCTCGCTCGGCGAAACCATGAGCGACCACCTCGACCTGCGCCGCATCGACCCGACGTATAAAGTCCACTTCGATGACGGTTTGCAGTTGGAATTGACCTCGGACATCGGAAAGATGCAAACCCAGCTCGAAGCCGTGGACAAGACCGCCTTCACGGGTTTTCTCAATTACATCGCCGAGGGAAGCAAGCATTACAAAATGTCGCTGGAGAAGTTCGTGGGGCGAAACTTCTACAACATCTTCGAATATTTCAGTTTGAAGAACCTGCCGCTCATCTTCCAACTCAAGGCATTGGACAAGCACTACCGCAACACAGGTCGCTTCTTCAAGGATGAACGGCTCAAAGCCGCGTTCACGTTCCAGAACATGTATCTGGGATTAAGTCCCTACGACGCGCCAGCCACCTACTCCCTGCTCCAATACACGGAACTTGCTGAAGGCGTGTGGTATCCAATGGGCGGAATGTACGCGGGCATTCAGGCGCTGGTGAAAGTTGCCGAAAAACTCGGCGTGAAGTTCGTGTACAACGCCCCCGTCAAACATATCCATGCTGGAAAGTCGAAAGTGGAAAGCGTGGAGACAATGGATGGCAAGACTTACAACGCCGACATCTTCGTCGGCAATGCAGACCTGCCCTACATCTACAAGGAACTTTTGCCAGACGCAAGGGAAGCGAAAAAGCTCGATGAGAAGCTGTACACCTGCTCCACCATCATGTTCTATTGGGGCGTGAAGAAGCAGTATCCGCAGATCGCGCATCACAATGTGTTCCTCGGCGGCGATTACAAAGCCTCGTTCGATCAGATCTTCGAAGACCACACATTGCCCGAAGTGCCATCGTTCTACGTCCATGCGCCTGCGCGCACCGACTCCGCCGCCGCGCCGAAGGGAGAAGATACGCTGTACGTACTCGTTCCCGTCGGTCATCTCGATGCACGCACCGAGCAGGATTGGGACGCGTTGGTAAACCGCGCGCGCGAAACCATCTTTGCACGGCTCGAAAAAGAGATGGGTATCAGCGACCTCAAAGAGAGCATCAAGTTCGAGATCGTGTACCAGCCCAAAACGTGGAAAGAGCGTTTCAATCTCGAAAAGGGAGCCGCGTTCGGGCTGAGTCACAACTTCTGGCAGGTCGGTTATCTCCGCCCGCAGAACCGTCACAAGCAATTCAAGAACCTGTACTTCGCAGGAGCCTCCACACACCCAGGCACAGGTCTGCCGATCGTTCTCCTCTCCGCCCGCCTGACAACGGAACGAATCCTCAAAGAAGCAGGTACAATTGCTGTACAAAAGGTTGTCAAACCAACTTTAAATCCAGCTTAA
- a CDS encoding DICT sensory domain-containing protein, with product MNRDILGSFFNRILPLFPPRSEAVLRDVNTDSLRELNFRYIFTVDGMTTISHVIEDMITKNPGVADLHVSFQYFSRFADQEKRYEELARNATGLWLYGVEDVPAPQLPRLNVVSTAGTPLEKYWFVIAYGPGVHATLLAEEITPENRLPHEPRMYEGFFTFEATTSFQILTLLNQMFVKQVPAPVAPEKITA from the coding sequence ATGAATCGAGATATTTTAGGGAGTTTCTTCAATCGCATCCTGCCGCTCTTCCCGCCCCGCAGCGAAGCTGTTCTGCGGGATGTGAACACCGACTCGCTGCGAGAGTTGAACTTCCGTTACATCTTCACCGTGGACGGCATGACCACCATCAGCCATGTTATTGAAGACATGATCACGAAAAACCCCGGCGTGGCAGACCTGCACGTTTCGTTCCAATACTTTTCGCGCTTCGCCGACCAGGAGAAACGCTACGAGGAACTGGCGCGCAACGCGACGGGATTATGGCTGTACGGCGTGGAGGATGTGCCCGCGCCGCAACTGCCGCGCTTGAATGTCGTTTCCACGGCAGGCACACCGCTGGAGAAATACTGGTTCGTCATTGCCTACGGACCCGGCGTGCATGCCACATTGCTCGCAGAAGAGATCACGCCCGAAAACCGCCTGCCGCATGAGCCGCGCATGTACGAGGGCTTCTTTACCTTTGAAGCCACTACATCGTTTCAAATCCTGACACTGCTAAACCAGATGTTCGTAAAACAAGTGCCCGCTCCTGTTGCGCCTGAAAAGATCACTGCATAA
- the mce gene encoding methylmalonyl-CoA epimerase, with the protein MPKIKAINHVAVVVDDMEKSLLFWRDALGIELHELRDVPAEKSQVAFLPLAGAEVELVMPTTDDSGIAKYLTKRGPGMHHICLEVDDIDGMMSQLKEKNIRLINEEPRTAADGKKYAFIHPESTGGVLVELYQI; encoded by the coding sequence ATGCCCAAGATCAAAGCTATTAATCACGTTGCCGTCGTCGTGGACGATATGGAAAAATCCCTCTTATTCTGGCGCGATGCGCTCGGAATTGAATTGCATGAACTGCGCGATGTCCCTGCCGAGAAGTCGCAGGTGGCGTTCCTGCCGTTGGCGGGAGCAGAAGTGGAACTTGTCATGCCGACCACGGACGACTCCGGTATTGCCAAATATCTTACCAAACGCGGACCCGGTATGCATCACATCTGCCTCGAAGTGGATGATATTGACGGGATGATGTCCCAACTCAAAGAAAAAAATATCCGTCTGATCAACGAAGAACCGCGTACCGCAGCGGACGGTAAAAAATATGCTTTTATCCATCCTGAGTCCACGGGCGGCGTGCTCGTGGAACTCTATCAGATCTGA